The DNA region CCTCGATGATTTTGACAAAGGGAAATACCGAACAAAGCTCTTTGAGTTTTTTCTCAATCAGGATGCAGACACAGGCAAAGTACCGGCGATGATTGAAGAGTTCATTGATAAATTTGATTTTAATTTGCTCTCAGCCGGCGCTCAGGATATTGCCGAAGCCTGCGAGCGTATTGCCGACTCTCTTGAGTTCATCACCTTTCCAAAAATCAAAACCGAAATCAAAACGCGCAAGGGACTCATTATCGTCGGCACAACTGGCAATGATTCATTCGAATATCTTGAGCCGCCCCTTCTCATTATCGACGGCGGCGGAGACGACACATACAGCTATTCGGGCATCAATGGTGACTATCCGCTGAGTGTTATCATTGATGCTGGTGGCAACGACAGGTATACATCAAATGATAGTACGAAGCCGGGCATAGGCGGTGCAGTTTTGAGCGTTTCTGTCGTTATTGACAAAGCTGGAGATGACCTGTACGACGCACAACATGTCGCGCAAGGCTGCGGGATTTTCGGTGTCGGAATCCTCCTTGATAAATCAGGCCATGATACCTACCGCGCAAAGCATCTCTCACAGGGAGCAGGGCTTTTCGGAATGGGTATTTTATCAGATGTCAGCGGAGACGACAGCCTTTCCTGTTATTCCGAATCGCAAGGTTATGGCTTCACCCGAGGCTGTGGCTTGCTGATAAACGGCGAGGGAAACGACCTATACAAAGCCGAAGACAGCATTTTATTTAGCCCGTCTCCTCAGACGAAAGAACATAATTCTTCCCTTGCCCAGGGAGTCGGCTTCGGAAGACGGGCGGATTATCTCGACGGACATAGCTGGGCGGGCGGTGTGGGAATACTCTGTGACCTGAAAGGAAACGACTCGTATTCCGCCGGACTTTTCGCGCAAGGTTGCGCCTATTGGTTCGCGGTCGGCATGCTTTTAGATGGCGGGGGGAATGACACATATAACGGTGTCTGGTATGTTCAAGGCTCAGGGGCGCATTTTGGCGCCGGGTATCTCGATGACTTCTCCGGCGATGACATCTATACCGCCACACATAATATGGCCCTGGGAGCTGGGCATGATTTTACTGTCGGTTTCCTCAACGAACGCACTGGCAATGACACCTACAGCGCGCCGAACCTTTCGCTTGGCGGCGGCAACGATAATGGGATGGGGATATTTTTCGACCACTCAGGCGATGATACGTACAGCACTAAGTCAGGAATCACCCTCGGGCGGGCCGGAACCAGCGCGCAATCAAATTCGGCCCGTCGGTATTTAGGCGTGTGGGGAATATTTATCGATGCCGCAGGGAATGATAACTACAACGAACCTTACGCTAAGAATGGAAGCCGCTGGATAGGGCCGCCGTCGAAACCGAAATCGCTGTCGGAACACGAAATTGGTGTCGGATTCGATAGGGAATAATATCTCCATCCAAGGAACTAAGTCTTTAGCTCAGCGTATAAAATTGCAATTGTTCACACTGCACATGCGATTGGTCGCAAAACCATAAGGACTATAGGTTAAAAGATGAGGAAGGGTCAGATTCGCTTCATTCTCTTGGTTGCTGTAGCAGCTACAATCGGACTTTCCTGCAACAAGTCTGACAAAGCAGAGATATTCAGCTATAAAGATTTACCGAGTTATTTCGATGAAAATGTCGATCTTCCGCGAATACGCTATTCCGATGGCTCAATCTCGATGAACCAGCGCTGTATTGTGCGGCAATCGAAACTGAACCTTCGCATGCCCCCTATATATGTCAACCACAAACCGATCGGATTCTGCTGAACGCCCTGCTCGAAGATCTTCGTGGAAGACCCTGATCAATATTTCTTAGGGCAAAATCTTTTGTTTAATTGTGCCGTGAATACGACGGCGCCTGCGGTTCTTGACACTGCTCACCGAAGTTACCTCAATTACGAGATTTATTATTTCAGTGATGAAGCGGCTCGTGAGCGATTTGCTGCAAATCCAGCCAAATATTGTGGTATTTTGACCGATCCAATAACACGTCAGAGATTTAAGCCAGTGGAAAGCTCGCCGAATCTTGTGCACGACGGCAGGCCTTATTATTTTCTGTCAGATTCAACGAAGACAGTATTCAGCGCAATGCCGGATATGTATGCCAGGCCAAGCCACCAAATGCTGTCCAAAGCCGACTCCGTTGTAGTTCAAAGCGCCACTCCGCATTAGTCCTCTCATCTGATAAGCTATTTGCGAAGTACAAGTGTGATCCCGGACAAAATCATCCCTGCCCCGATCATGGTCTGGGTAGTCAGGGTCTCTCCAAAAAAACCGAACCCGATGAATATGGCCACCATTGGTGTAACAAAAGGTATCAGCGAAGCAGTCAGGACCTTTACTTTTCCCAATAGCCAGTAGTAGCCCAAAAAGGCTGTAATTGTTCCCATAAAGGTCAGATAAAGTATTGAACCGATCGATTGTGGGGTGAAGGCAAAGTTCGAGAAATCTTCAAAGGCAATTGCCGCCAACAAAAGTATGAGCGCCCCGGCGGTCATCTGAACAGCCGCTGATGTTACAATCTCTTTGTGGGCATGGTCACGTTTGTGAATCATCAAACCGTACGCTGATGCAAATGTCGCGGTAAGGGTCATCAAAACGCCTCCGAAAATGGCATGCGACTGTTTGAGCGAATCCCATGATATGAGCACGACACCTGCAAAGCCAAGCATCAGTCCCAGCCATCCAATTTTCGATATCGGCACATTTCTGAATTTCCATTTCGAGAGCAGAGCGACAAAAAACGGGAATGCCCCAAACAGAACGGCTGTGAGGGCCGAACTTATATACTGCTCAGAGAGATAGACAAGCGCGTAACTTGTGCCATACATGAATACACCCGGATAGGCGCGCGATGCCAATTCCCTCAGGGTCGATGGCGGGCGAAGTTTTCGGAAGTACATGATCGACCAGAGAATCAGCACAGCGAGACTGAACCGAATTCCGGCGGCATACAGCGGCGGGGCATCGGACAGCCCAAGTTTGATAGCAATCCAGGTCGATCCCCAGATGAGACAAAGCAAAATGTAGACAAAGACAACCATGACCGGCCAATAACGACGGACTGTTAATCAAAGTCAACCAGAGAAGGAAGAGGAGGAGAAAGATGTGACGCTCCACAGCGAGAAGGCTGGTATCCATCTTCGTCTTCGTGCAGTCTGCCGCGGCGGACTGACGTCCGCTATTCGCCAAGATAAAGATCACACCGTCCCGACGAATGTCGCGAGTGTGGTACAGGATTTAAGCAGTCATTCCGCAGTGAGTCGTTGCGAGGAGTGTCGGGCGAGGGCGCCCGACACCACACTAACGATATTTGTAGGTCAGTGCGCCGCGGCGGAGAATCCATCTTCATTTTCGTGCTGTGCTTCTCCGCCCCCCCACGAAAATAATCCCTCCTCATCCCGAACATTAGTTGATTCTCCTAAATAATCCCCTATACTATCACTCCCTACCGTATAGAACGGGACGTTTTGGTACATGTGAACAGTGGAGTTATGATATGAATTACAGTGATGGTTTGATAAAGAATACCGAGTTTTTCACAACAACAGAGCTTGCCGAAAAACTCAAAATGAATGTGCAGGTTATCACCCGCAAAGTTCAGGCCGGCGAAATCGATGCCTACAAAATAGGCAAAGAATGGCGGATCCCCGAAAAATCAGTGTTTGACTGGCTTGAGAAAAACTCAAACAAAGCCAAACGGACACCCGCCGAAAAAATTGTGGTCAACTTCGTCCACAATGACCGCATCGAAAAATTACCGGTCAAACGGAGCAAACGCAAATATCTCCTCGAATATATCCTTGCCCAGTTTGAACCAAACCGGGTTTACAGCGAAGACGAAGTCAACCGCATCATCTCACGCCATCACAATGACTTCTGCACTGTGCGACGCGAGTTTGTCGATGAAAAAATGATGGATAGAGTCGAAGGCAATTACCGAAGACGGACAGGCTATAACCTCGCCGACAGAATTGGCTGATCCGTTTATTATTGGCGCTATTGCACTTTGTGCGTGACCATTGTTGACCCCTGCGCAGTCGGGAATATAATCATTTGTGCGATCTGGACATGAGCCGGACGCTGGGCAATCCAGACTACTGCCTCGGCAATATCATGCGGTGTGAGCGCCTTAATCCCCTGATAGGTTTTTTTCGCTTTTTCAGTATCGCCATAAAAGCGAACTTGTGAAAATTCAGTCTCAACTAATCCCGGGTCGACTGTCGAGACACGGATAGGCGTGTCCACAAGATCTATGAGCATTCCTTTGGTGATGGCATCGACCGCATGTTTGGTGGCGCAGTAGACATTTCCGCCGGGATAGACCTCGTGACCGGCAATCGAGCCGATATTGATAATATGTCCTCGTCCGCGCGCGACCATTCCCGGAATGACGGCTTTGCTGACATAGAGCAGCCCTTTGACATTAGTGTCGATCATCTCATCCCAACCCTCGGGGTTGCCTTCGTGTAGTTTGGCCAGCCCGCGCCCGAGTCCGGCATTGTTGACTAATATGTCAATGTCTTGGAATTGTTTCGGAAGCGATTCGACAACTTTGTCGACTTCCTCGCGGTTGCGGACATCAAGCTCAATTAGATAACACTCGCTTGCCAGTGTTTTTGCCAGTTCAATGAGCCTCTCTTTGCGGCGTGCGGCGAGGATGAGTTTGCAGCCGGCATCGGAGAGAAGTTCTGCTGTTGCCCGCCCGATGCCCGATGACGCTCCGGTGACAAGCGCGATTTTATTTTTTAGGTCTGTCATATTGTTCTCTGTTCGCTTCTGTACATTTTTGAAAAAGGTAGTATGCGACGCATAGGATGTCAATTCCATCTTGGGCGTAGAAACCAGAATCTATCCCACAATGAATGGGGCACGGAGATTTCTTTTTTGTCATTCCCGTCCGCTACGGAGGAGAATCCATCTTCATATTCGTGCGGGCCGTCCTCCATCGGCGGATTCGAAAATCTCTGGCCTGCACCAGAGAGAAGAGAATATGAGATTGCCACGTCGCGTATAAGAATCCGCTCCTCGCAACGACGTGCTGGGGAATTTGGCCTTGATTCTTCGTGCAGGCTGTCCGCTGTGGCGGATTCTCTTCTCTTGTCATCCCAGCGCACGCTGGGAACCATCTTCATCTTCGTACACGCCGTCCTCCATTGACGGGGGCGAGACGCCCCAAACGAAAGAAGAGGATGTCAGTCCGCCCCGCCACAGCGGGCAGGCGCGGCGGACTGACCTACATGATAATGCCGAATATGAGATTGCCACACTAGCCACAAAAAAAAGCGGCTGCCGGTCTCCCTGCAGCCGCTTGTCATATACTATTAAATCTAAAAACTAAATCTCGTTAGACTGAGCCTCGTCTGAAACAGACGATTTGTCCGATGTATCTGCTCCGCCTTGAATTGACTTCGGCATGGCTTCAGCCATTTGGCCGCCGCCCGTCGCAGCGGGATGTTTCGAGAGAAAGTCCTCAAATTCCGAACGCTCGCGTTTCTTATAGTAGGCAACCACCGACAAGACAACCTTGTGTTGGTTTTTGTCAAACTCAAGAACAGTGAGCGGAATTGATTCCCCTTCTCTGAAGACACCGGTGGGATCCGCAAGGTCTCTGCTCGCCAGTTGTCCGGTCGGAACAAATCCTTCGACACCATCGCCAAGGTCAACCACTACACCGCGGTCAAGAACTTTGGTTATCGTGCCCAAACATTCGACGCCGACAGCGAAGCGTTTGGCAAGCTCGGGCCATGGGTCATCAATGAGCTGTTTGAAGCCCAACGATATCCTGCGGTTCTCGTTGTCAATCTTCAGAACTTTGACATCGACCTTGTCGCTCTTGCGCATGACTTCGGACGGATGCTGGATTCGTTTTGTCCAGGACATATCCGATATGTGTACCAGCCCGTCGATGCCTTCTTCGAGTTCAACGAAGGCGCCGAAGGCGGTGAGATTGCGAACTTTGCCGCTGAAAGTCTTTCCGGGAGGGAATTTATCCTCGATGGTGATCCAAGGATCAGCTTCCATCTGCTTGATCCCAAGCGAGATTTTTTCGTTATCCTTATCGACAGATAAAATAATGGCATCAACTGGATCATTGACGTTCATGATCTTGGACGGATGCTTGATATGCTGGGTCCAGGACATTTCGGAGATATGAATGAGCCCTTCAATGCCGCGTTCGACCTCAATAAAGGCTCCATAGTCGGTGATTGACACCACCCGGCCGGTAATCTTTTTGCCGATCGGATATTTCTCTTCGATATTCTCCCACGGGTAGGGGGTCATCTGTTTCAGACCGAGCGAAATGCGCGAGGTCTTATCATCGAAATCAAGAATCTTGACATCGATTTTATCGCCAAGCGAGACCATTTCGGAAGGATGACGAATCCGTCCCCATGACATATCGGTGATGTGGAGAAGACCGTCGACACCGCCCATATCAATAAAGACGCCAAAGTCGGTGATATTTTTTACCACTCCCTGTCGTACTTGGCCAACCTGAATTTCATTGAGCAGGTTCGAGCGCATCGATTCGCGCTCTTCTTCGAGTACAACTCGGCGCGAGACAACGATATTACGGCGATTTTTGTTCAATTTGATAATCTTGACCGGAATCATCTCATTGATGAGCGCGTCAAAATCCGGCACCTGACGGAGCGATATCTGTGAGCCGGGCAAGAAGGCATCGACTCCCATGATATCGACCACCACGCCGCCTTTGATTCGACGGGCTATACGGCCATCGATTGTGGCTCCAGAATCATGAACCTCGCGGATACGATCCCAGATGCGCATAAAGTCAGCTTTTTGCTTGGAGAGAATGAGCTGGCCGTTCTGATCTTCCATCTGCTCAAGGAAAACTTCGATTTCCTCGCCGACTTTGATATTGAGTGGACGCGGGAACTCATCAAGCGGGATAATACCTTCGGATTTGAAGCCAACATCGACTATGACATATTCCAGTGTCACGCCGAGGACTCGTCCATTGACGATTTCTCCTTCTTTGATGTCTTTAATTGTCGAGTCATACATCTCGACCATTTCGTCATAATCAGCTTTGTCATAGACAACGCCGCTGACATCGGTGATTTTCACCGCTTCGACAGTCTGCGGCCTAGTCGGCGGGGCTTCGGCCACCTTAGCGCTTGCGCGATCGGCTACTCGGAGCCGGCGCGCAGTCATCACGCGCTCAGTAGAATCATCCTCGGTTTCGGCAACCGCGACAACTTGAGCGTCAGCAGTATCTGCTTTTGTGATTTTTGTTTTGACCTTGGTGGTCTTTTTGGCAGTAATAGTCTTTCGCTTCGATGTTGGAGCGACCGCCTTTGGTTGTGTTGATTGTTTGGCTATTGCCATTGTGATTAGAAAACCTCCATATACGACCCGATGGTTTTGATTTTTCCTCCGGCCATATGACCTCGGGAAACCTTCGAATCGGCTGTCGTGGAAAAAATCCCCTCTGACAGACTTGCTATATAAGGTATTGCCTCCGAAAAGGCAAAATCTTTTTTAACTGTTTTCTCCAATCTGGCCGGAGTTGCAACAGTCTTAGCTTAAGGCTGTATCGACATATATACTCTGAGTGTGAGCAGAACTGATGAAATGAGAGAAATAGGAGCGTTAAAAGCCGCCGCTAACCGTTCTAAGAGTCACGCCATTCTCGCCAACTACCCAAACAAGCTGGTTGTTGAGTGAAAAGACCGAGAAAAGCCACTCAGCGGTGCCGGAGAGTTGAGACTGCCAGTTTTGGCCGCCATCGTTTGTGTACAGAATTAGCCCTTCGGTTCCCACAATCCAGCCATGGGTTGGCGAGACAAAGATCAAATCCTGGAAGCGGTTGATCTGAGCAAGTTCCATTTTTGTCCAGAGCGCACCGCCATTTTCTGTATGGAGCACGAGTCCATTGTCGCCCACAATCCATCCAACTTCAGAGGTTATTATTGAGATTCCCCAAAGATCCCGGTTCGTGCCACTTGTCTGGGATGCCCATGTATTGCCTCCGTTCGTGGTATGCATTATGACGCCGTTGTTGCCGATAATCCAGCCTTGGCTGTTCGAGACAAAATCGACATCGGCAAGTGATAGCGACGACGGGCTGTTTTGCGATAGCCATGTCACGCCGCCGTTTGTAGTGGCAAGAATAGTTCCTTCGGTTCCGACAATCCAGCCATGCTGGTTATCAAAAAATTTCACCGCCCAGAGATCGATGCCGGACTCAATCGGAAGCGATTGGAACGGAACATCAGTCCACTGACCGCCAGCATCGGTTGTAAAGAGAAGCGAGCCGCTGTCACCCACGACCCAGCCGTTGTTGGTGTCTATAAATGTTATGCCTTGAGTGGGATGACC from Candidatus Zixiibacteriota bacterium includes:
- a CDS encoding DUF2087 domain-containing protein; amino-acid sequence: MNYSDGLIKNTEFFTTTELAEKLKMNVQVITRKVQAGEIDAYKIGKEWRIPEKSVFDWLEKNSNKAKRTPAEKIVVNFVHNDRIEKLPVKRSKRKYLLEYILAQFEPNRVYSEDEVNRIISRHHNDFCTVRREFVDEKMMDRVEGNYRRRTGYNLADRIG
- the rpsA gene encoding 30S ribosomal protein S1; this encodes MAIAKQSTQPKAVAPTSKRKTITAKKTTKVKTKITKADTADAQVVAVAETEDDSTERVMTARRLRVADRASAKVAEAPPTRPQTVEAVKITDVSGVVYDKADYDEMVEMYDSTIKDIKEGEIVNGRVLGVTLEYVIVDVGFKSEGIIPLDEFPRPLNIKVGEEIEVFLEQMEDQNGQLILSKQKADFMRIWDRIREVHDSGATIDGRIARRIKGGVVVDIMGVDAFLPGSQISLRQVPDFDALINEMIPVKIIKLNKNRRNIVVSRRVVLEEERESMRSNLLNEIQVGQVRQGVVKNITDFGVFIDMGGVDGLLHITDMSWGRIRHPSEMVSLGDKIDVKILDFDDKTSRISLGLKQMTPYPWENIEEKYPIGKKITGRVVSITDYGAFIEVERGIEGLIHISEMSWTQHIKHPSKIMNVNDPVDAIILSVDKDNEKISLGIKQMEADPWITIEDKFPPGKTFSGKVRNLTAFGAFVELEEGIDGLVHISDMSWTKRIQHPSEVMRKSDKVDVKVLKIDNENRRISLGFKQLIDDPWPELAKRFAVGVECLGTITKVLDRGVVVDLGDGVEGFVPTGQLASRDLADPTGVFREGESIPLTVLEFDKNQHKVVLSVVAYYKKRERSEFEDFLSKHPAATGGGQMAEAMPKSIQGGADTSDKSSVSDEAQSNEI
- a CDS encoding EamA family transporter produces the protein MVVFVYILLCLIWGSTWIAIKLGLSDAPPLYAAGIRFSLAVLILWSIMYFRKLRPPSTLRELASRAYPGVFMYGTSYALVYLSEQYISSALTAVLFGAFPFFVALLSKWKFRNVPISKIGWLGLMLGFAGVVLISWDSLKQSHAIFGGVLMTLTATFASAYGLMIHKRDHAHKEIVTSAAVQMTAGALILLLAAIAFEDFSNFAFTPQSIGSILYLTFMGTITAFLGYYWLLGKVKVLTASLIPFVTPMVAIFIGFGFFGETLTTQTMIGAGMILSGITLVLRK
- a CDS encoding SDR family oxidoreductase, which translates into the protein MTDLKNKIALVTGASSGIGRATAELLSDAGCKLILAARRKERLIELAKTLASECYLIELDVRNREEVDKVVESLPKQFQDIDILVNNAGLGRGLAKLHEGNPEGWDEMIDTNVKGLLYVSKAVIPGMVARGRGHIINIGSIAGHEVYPGGNVYCATKHAVDAITKGMLIDLVDTPIRVSTVDPGLVETEFSQVRFYGDTEKAKKTYQGIKALTPHDIAEAVVWIAQRPAHVQIAQMIIFPTAQGSTMVTHKVQ